In the genome of Perca flavescens isolate YP-PL-M2 chromosome 21, PFLA_1.0, whole genome shotgun sequence, the window cctgattatgtcatagtgatgtcatcagggttatgtCAGCTTGGATTAACTTTTAACAGAAAGCCTGTAATGTGAATTTGAGGTGTTAAGTTAAGGGGATTAACAAAAGACACTGTTGatttgcattatgggaaatgtaggatccagtgaTTTTGGAGCTTGCCACGTACTAGGAACTAAAAGTTTTGACATCTCAGCTTCTGTTGTTTTAATTTGGACCATTCTTTTACAAATATGTCTCTTCTTAGTAACAAAAGATCAATGCTAAAACACCAGGAGTGCCTTGTGTGACCGAACAAGTCAACATCTAAGGTTTGGGCAGCCATTGGGCACATTGGACTTACGTTTATACGGTGAAGTGATCTTCACAAAAGCTATCGGAGAGTCTGGAGGAGCCTCCAAAATTGGCTCCAGCAGGCCTTGATCCGAGCACTGCTTCTGGGTGGGACTCCTGATCTGAACTGGGGTTGGCAACGATCCCGTTGCTTTAGGAAGTGCTGTCGAGCTACAGGCAGCGGAAGAGTTGGGGACCACAGAGGGGCTGGGACCGTAGGAGGAGGAGCTGCTGGATGTTGTGCTTTGATGGGTTGGTGCCGCTGTGTCAGCTACCGGGCTGGCCCATGTGGAGGTGCCACTGCGACTCACAGAGCCAGATTTCACCAGGAAGAAGCAACCACTGTCCTGAGAAGCTGTGCTGATGGAAAGAAACACCCaaatgttcatgttttgtttgtaaaaaaaaaaaaaaattccagaaAGGAGCTCTAACTATTTGAAACCATCACCTCTTGCTGCCATTTGGAGCCACTAGTGTGCAAAGCTAGAGCAGCTTGTCATAATGTCATTACCTAGGTGCGTTATGATTGTGCTGTCATCACAATGATGATTTGATGCTGCACCGTTGGTGATACCTGTTTGTCTTTGAGATAGGGAGGTGatgagaggagcaggaggaggctgtggatgaagaggaggagactGTTCTGCTCACTTTCTCCTTTTCTGAGACCAGAGACTGGGCAACTGGCAGCGACGCATCCGGGACCTCTGGAAGGTCTGGGATCTCAAAGGATACAGCTAAACCGAAACAAAACAGAGTCCAATGTATGAGTGCTACAGCAAATAGACAACATTTTTAGGTCATTTGTTTCGTTTTGGCCATCTTTCTCATTCGTAATAATATCATAATAGCACTCAGTTATGTTATCGCCGAGATCTGACATCACTAAACAAGACGTCCACGCAAGCAAGAAATGGGAGCAATCAAACGGCCAAGCAGGtttgaaacaaacacacatgtaagCTAAATGTATTTGGAAAAGTAAAATTACAATCCAAGCTGCCTGTTGTAAACATTTATCAGAGTTTACAGACAGACTTGCTGGTTCAACTTTGTCTTGCTGTATGTGTGCAGTAGTAGTTAGTGCTTATTGTTATTGTGAGTGCGCTGACTTTCAGTTTCACATCCTATACAATTACAATTGTTCAGATTAGCAGTTTCCAGAGAGGGAACAAGCCAAgggtttgttctttttttttttattgtatattgtaGTAACGTTTcacaacataaaaaatgtattacattaatattatgtttttaaacatggaatgttatttcttcttttttttgccattcttaagcctttatttgacaggaaagcttagacttgaaaggggagagagagggggaatgacatgcagcaaaggttcgcaggtcggaattgaacccgCTTCCGTTGCGGCGAGGAccgagcctctgtacatggtgCGCACActgtaccaggtgagctacccaggcgccccatgGAATATTATTTCTATTCCTTGTGCTTGTATGGTACACATTCCTAAATATATCTGGGTTTAAATAAGGTGCCATGAAGTAATTACCATGAACCGAGGCCCTCCTTTGTTTGATCCATATTCTTAGATCTTAGCGATGactttaaaaaagtacaatgtgggcgcccggatagctcagttggtaaagcgGGCGCCCTTTCATGTCGTCAGCTGTcctaacaaaataaaagctgaaaatGGCCAAATAATCATCCTAATAAAACTACAAAACTAAAATtcaagttgtaataaaccatAATCACACTTTAAAGACTAAATGCTCACACATGAAGAGGGCACATCAGTGTTTGTATACCTTCGGGGAAGAGGCTGGAGCTGTACTGAATAAGAGGCTCAATGACCATCACCACTTGGACTGAAGAAGCTGCCGCCATGTCAAACAGAGCCGCTTCCCTACAGAGGCACAGAGGAAAGGCTCAGACTGCCGAATATGGGCACActcactttttcttttcagttagagaaagACAAGTTATTTTAATTCAACCATGGTGTGTCATTCAGGTAAAAAAAATTCCCATTGAGGTCAAACCACTGAGTATTTTGACCGCCAGATATGTACTTCATGCTATTAATACAcaccataaaaaaaatcatcacacTCGCATCACAGTATTAGCCAATCAGGGCCAAAATCGTGTTTTATCTGTAAACAGGATGCTGCTGTTCCGTTTTATGTCACCAGGAGGTCTTGTTGATGAAATATGTCACCGATGCTCATCTCTTCATATTAGGACACAAAGATGATGaaagaggaagagcaggaaaTATGGGCTGAACATGTGTGAATGGAGTACAGTAATAGTAAATGCAGGgtaaagacagaaagacaaacaggTCACCACGCACCCTTCAGCTCGTGGCCAGAGCAGGTTGGGCCCCAGGACAATGGCAATGTTACTGGGTGTCATTTTGTTTACAGCCTGCTGCTCAGACAGCAGAGACAAGAACTGGACCAGGTACctgacagggagggagggagggagagagggggagagagagagagagagaggggggtaaAAACAGGTAGTAAAGGGAGGAAATCAAAGAGCAGTATAAAGCTGGTGAAAACTGATTTGAAAAGGTTGTAGTCCAGTGGGTTAAACAGTGTAACAATAACACTTATGGTGCCCTATGGTGCACAGAATGAAACTTAAATGACAAATTAATGCTATCAGGTGTGAActatattacattatacatattcataatgagtttatggtctcaatcgttaGTTAGGAGTCTTCTGTTACAGTATGActttcattttgtaaaattaTTGTCTCATTTTGAGtaaaatagacgataaagcagggtaTTGACAAGTCTCTATGCGGCAAAGTGTCAATCAGAATAGAGGCTTAGCAATCCATGGCACGGAGTACATTTAAACAGAGACGGTTCAGAAAGATAAATATGTGATAGATAAGTCATAGAGCATATTGATTTAAATAgccgtgaacttgtttttggatgttgtctgtgttttcatctttgagctttgattctttcacgatGCGTTTTCAGTTAATGAAAGCTAATTGTAACAATTTGGTCGCCTAAAAATATCTCGTTCACCGTAACAGGTCGGCTGTTCATTTATTCcagtaagtacattttgtttttctagcCAAAATAGCATCCCAATTACTATTACAGCTGCACCTTGCTGACcatactagctagctagcgctagcgttagctggtgatttagcgtttagcttaaaGCTTTTCCACAGCTCCACCCTCTCATCCAAATgtggtcacttctggctccacaaaaccaagatggcgacgGCCAAAATGTCATATTCGAGGCTTCAAAACGGtggtccacaaaccaatgggcgACGTCATGGTGGCTTAGTCCACACATTTTGTACAGTCTAGGCTTTACCATGTTCTTAGtgtagtgtgttagcatgcttgcATTAGCTAATTACAGCTAATTACAGGTAAGCTTCATTCTCTGAGAGTCCACGAATGTTGAGATATTTAAGTCTGGACCAAAAGCCTGAACGACATTACTATCCATAAAAATGCATTACGTTTAAGTTGAATATTAGGGTGGTCCTTCTTTGTTTCTGAAATGCTGACCCTTTCAGATACATAGCCTATTGCCCAACAGCAGTGACATGCAATTTTATGACTTTTGATCATGTGGTTCTGTACACACCTGAGGTTGTTGTAGTTCTCAGGCGGCAGTTTCTTCAGTAGTACTCTGAACTGCTCCAGCTTCTCCGTCAGCTCTTTTTCCCTGTGAAGAAAGAGATCCAATTCAAGAAACAGACTTGAAACCAGAGTAGAAGTAAGAAATATATAGTGTAGATATTATACACACCCTGCTGCTTTAAACCAGTCATTGTAGAGTTCAAAGGTCATTAGAGGTTCGGGAAGTTCTCGCAGGTAACTCTTCAAAGCTCCTGTCACATTCAGAGATAAATCATCAGTTGCATTGAAACGAGCTGAGATAATACGCTAACTTAATTACCGCCCACTTTTTGTGGGGTTAAATATAATAGtagatataatatatattgtaaTGGTGATATTATGATGATGTTTTCTCTCACTGTTCTCTCAGTGTCATGAAAGCTTTTACAATACTGTTCTAAAAATTCTCTAACACTCAGGAAATTATGCATTTTACATTACTGGAAGCCGCAACAGTGGGCTGTATTTGGACTAAGCAGAAGAGGAACTGGGCAGTTAGAATGAGCGGCGAAAGTCACGCTGGCGAGGAAGAGTGCTCTCCACAGACACTGTAAACTCCACTAAGAGGAAATCTAAGGAAAAGAAAGCGGACACATCCTTACCAGCTACAGCATGAGGGTCCATGCTGAAATCGCTATGGTCGACTGCTTCTTGATCCAAACAAGACTTCAACCTCTTTACCACTGAGGCAGCGGCCGCCAGACGAAACAGACCCTGAGGGgcgaggaggaagagaaaacaagacaaaggtggagaaaaaaaaattgttgttaCATGTGAGCGCTGAAGATAGGAGCAAGGCTGTAGTCAAGACCAGCCATGCCCAGGGCAGTGCTTGTCACAAACACTTGTGTAtagaaaaatacacattaatatACATGTAATATAAAATATCTGCACATCCTTCATATTCCTGAAACAGAGATGCTAAATGGGCCATTTCCTCCACTGATTATATAACAAATGACTCAAGACAACTTGATTAAAGAGGTTCTAGTCTTTATTAAACTCAATATTCTATGAGTTGCTCAGTCCGTGGGGACTTGGCTTATGAAGCGGAAGATCGTAGGTTCAAGTCCCCGCATGGATCAAGTAGAGAGAGtgggattggtagctggagaggtccCAGTGTGCCTCTGGGCTCCTGGTCATTGGGATCACGTTCACACGATTGAGTTAGCATTTACTTCAAAGCACCAAGGTACAGCTTCACTGAGGTGCTAGCACAGGCCTTTAGTCTTGTTTTCACAAAGAAATAGGGTACATTTCTTAACAATGTAACGATAATGCCCAGTCCCATAcatttatatgtgtgtttgtatataaccGTTTAAGGATCATAAACATGCTGGTTTCTACAGCTGAAACCAGTTTACAGTGCCAAGGAGAAAATAAATCTAGCAAAATCTAACAAAACTACACATTTCTAAAGGGAATAAGTAACCAACATCCAGCAGTACCTGAGAATGAGAACAGTCTAATTCAAAatacacaaagaaacaaaacatgcaTGCTGGGATGATGCTTAGGTGCATAGCTTTGTGAGGAATTAACCTAAAAGCCCTACCTCCTCAGTCATGCCCGTTTTCAACAGCATGTGAATACACTCCTGGATGGGCGCAGCAATTTCTCTGTTGCTTCGAGACAGATGAGCGAGCAGAGGCTCCCCGTAGACCTTCTGTTTAGAGAGGTTTAGCGGAGGCCCTGCGGAATCAGATAAGTAAGCACCAGAGGAAATAAGAACACACGTAGAAATATCGCAGTGACAGTGTAGCAAATAAGCTGGTGCAGACTAACTTCACCTTTTTGACTGTGATTCTCTTTGAGCTCGCTGATGTTTTTGTCCAGGAACTCGTGGGAATGTTTGTGATATTCTGCTTGCAGCTCGAGAAGCTATGGTTGGAGAAACAggagaggtaaaaaaaaaaaaaaaaactttaagattattttttggggcattttaggcctttaattccacaggacagataaagaaatgaaaggggagagagaaggggaatgatatgcagcaaagggccgcaagtcggagtcgaacccactGTGTCGaggaggtttttttttattttattttttttatactgccTTTTTAGAAAATGGTAACTTGTAATTTTACTACTTGAGTAGCCTACATGTTCAATGTCTAACTGTTTTAACcatgtgtttgatgtgtgtctatgttactCTTGCAGCAATTTCTCTCTGTCCAAAAACGAATTTCTCCTTTGGGAGACTAATAAagagactttgactttgactttgagtaaacctctataccagtggttctcaaacttttttcaataatgtaccacctgtgaaatattctctgtgccaagtaccccctgacaaGCGCAAAGCAttattttgggggaaaaaagccTGCATGAACCCCcttttgagaaacactgctctatactgtatatgcgcacctgctctaccaactgagctaacccggccacaggAGAGGTGTAATTTTGATCACACACCTTAGACAAAGAAATAACAAGCCATGACAACCGCAACTCACACGGATGAAGTAGTTAGCGTAGTCATCTTCTTTAGTTGCAAAGTGATACAGATCTGCAGAGTACTGGtcctacagagacagagaaacaaagaggTCAGAGGTCGAGGCTACTGTGCTGATTCCACAGAGTTGGCGGAGGTGCACGCTGCAGCAGGGGCGGATGCCTGCTGCAATTTTGTTTGCAGTAAagtcacacatcatcacattatCCCACATCCTCACATTATCACACATCATCAGAAAAGTTCTTATCGGTCC includes:
- the sh3bp1 gene encoding SH3 domain-binding protein 1; translation: MLRQSLSILMQFGSAAKSQDATELLHEDLVLVEQRVEPAKKAAQVLHKKLLCCMQSQTGLDAEKRMKKLPLMLLSVSMAESLKDFDADSSIRRVLEMCCFMEKMLASMLADFEMKVEKDVLEPLNKLSEDDLPEILKNKKQFAKLTTDWNNARTRSQASTGPQAKQDGLREELEEAWRRLESIKDQYSADLYHFATKEDDYANYFIRLLELQAEYHKHSHEFLDKNISELKENHSQKGPPLNLSKQKVYGEPLLAHLSRSNREIAAPIQECIHMLLKTGMTEEGLFRLAAAASVVKRLKSCLDQEAVDHSDFSMDPHAVAGALKSYLRELPEPLMTFELYNDWFKAAGEKELTEKLEQFRVLLKKLPPENYNNLRYLVQFLSLLSEQQAVNKMTPSNIAIVLGPNLLWPRAEGEAALFDMAAASSVQVVMVIEPLIQYSSSLFPEAVSFEIPDLPEVPDASLPVAQSLVSEKEKVSRTVSSSSSTASSCSSHHLPISKTNSTASQDSGCFFLVKSGSVSRSGTSTWASPVADTAAPTHQSTTSSSSSSYGPSPSVVPNSSAACSSTALPKATGSLPTPVQIRSPTQKQCSDQGLLEPILEAPPDSPIAFVKITSPYKPKRSFNPTKAGQANEQLTIQYSKSRPSPPPKLQAPPTSAPSAVDTGTHPTPAPRAQSAGHKKPPPKKPGLRAPKCPPPLPPPLQAKEIPSLSQ